The genomic DNA AGCATCCAAGGACATCAACACCTACATCACCGAGCATGCGCCTAAAAACCTTACATATGATCGACAGATCAAGGGTTACGTGCCGAGCAAACAATTCAAGCCACTGTTCATCGATGACAGCGCCAGCGCCTACCTACACCTGCTTTACCAGAACAATGCTCGAGCGCCACACGTTGAGGGGCTGGCGTTAGCCTACGCCCACACCAAAGTACTGGAGGTGCCTGATCGCTCAATCAAGGCTGAGATACTGCGACCACTGCTCAAGGCTTGCCGGGAGCATCTACGTCTGGACATCGACTACGTCTCACTAAACAGTCCCGAGCCTGAAGGGCGAACTATTGCGCCGCATACGCTGGTTTACACAGGTATGCGCTGGCATGTGCGTGCTTACTGCGAAAAAAACCGCGAGTACCGAGACTTTGTACTGAGTCGACTGCGTGGGGTTCCTGAACTGATGGACGGCGAGACCGAGAATGGCTTCTCGGACGACGACCAGTGGAATAGCGAAGTCAACGTCATCATCAAACCCGATGAGCGTCTGACGGTGATGCAAAAAGCGATAATCCAGGAGGATTTCGGGATGGTCGATGGGCGACTGCAGATTCCCTGTCGCCAGGCGTTGGTCAAGTATGTGTTGCAGCGCTATCAGATTGATCCAAAGAACATGGACCCGAAACCAGAGGCGCAACAGATCGTGGTGGAGAACCTGAAGGAGTTGAAACCCTGGCTGTATGACTGATACCGGTCCCTTTCGACTGCCCTGTTCGCGACAACCTTGCCGCTGGCACTCGACTCCAAAAAATACCGAGCCCTGACGCAGTGCGACATGATCTGTCGCACGAGTGAATCAAGCTCTGTATCAGACCCCACGAGAGAACGCGATATTGAATAATCTGGAAGCCCTGAAGCTGGTGGAAACTACGTTCAC from Pseudomonas tolaasii NCPPB 2192 includes the following:
- a CDS encoding helix-turn-helix transcriptional regulator: MKRKQTIAQVRWDLALRYRLIETVAWWEGRLTTVHLTQSFGISRQQASKDINTYITEHAPKNLTYDRQIKGYVPSKQFKPLFIDDSASAYLHLLYQNNARAPHVEGLALAYAHTKVLEVPDRSIKAEILRPLLKACREHLRLDIDYVSLNSPEPEGRTIAPHTLVYTGMRWHVRAYCEKNREYRDFVLSRLRGVPELMDGETENGFSDDDQWNSEVNVIIKPDERLTVMQKAIIQEDFGMVDGRLQIPCRQALVKYVLQRYQIDPKNMDPKPEAQQIVVENLKELKPWLYD